Genomic window (Enterobacteriaceae bacterium 4M9):
CACGGTGGCAATAAGGGCAGGTGACTTTGGTATAAATTTCGATATTGGCCATAGGTCGCTCCAGTGCGTTTATTTTCCGCGTACCAGCGGCAGGTTCTCGCCGCTCCAGCCAGCCACGCCTTCTTTCATCACGAAGACCTGCTCAAAACCGGCTTTATGCAGATGATTGCCTGACTCCTGCGCCGACATCCCATTAGCATCAACCACAATAATGGGTTTGTTTTTGTGCTTTTCCAACTCCCCAAAATTGCTGTTTTTGATATCAGCTGGCAGCACGTTCTGCGCGCCCGAAATGTGCCCTTTACGGAACTCATCGCGCTGACGCAAATCCACCACAATAGCGTCTTCTTTATTGATAAGGCGCGTGGCTTCGCCGCGGCTGATAACCTTCACTTTAGAGGTCATGCCTTTAAAAGTGGTGTAGATAACGGCCAACAGAAGTGCAACCCACGCGATACTCAGTATCGGATGGCGGCCAACGAATTGCATAATCTCTTGCATGGGGGGTAACAACTCCCGACAAATATAAAGATGAAAACCAGTGGAGAGTATACCTGCGCGCTGTGTCAATTACAGCCAGTGAACAACAGGGAATGCATTTTCTGCGTACTGTTACGAAAAAATATTGAAATCACGGCTGCAATCTCTGGATTCCAGGTGCTTCTTTGATCTCCTGAGGCTATCCATCAAAACTGAGTGTAGTAAAATTACGCAAAATTTTTATCTTTTATGCATGAGGTCATTTGCAATGTCGGTTTCTAAAAAACCCATGGTACTGGTGATTCTGGATGGCTATGGCTATCGCGAAGACCAGCAGGACAACGCTATTTCCAGCGCACGCACCCCGGTGATGGACGCGCTGTGGGGCCAACGCCCACACACGCTGGTTGACGCCTCCGGGCTGGAAGTGGGCCTGCCGGACCGCCAGATGGGTAACTCTGAAGTTGGCCACGTAAACCTGGGCGCAGGACGCATCGTCTATCAGGACCTGACGCGCCTGGATGTGGAAATCAAAGAAGGCACCTTTTTTGAGAATGCTGCCCTGACCGCAGCTGTAGACCATGCGACTGCCGCCGGTAAAGCGGTACACATTATGGGTCTGATGTCGCCAGGTGGCGTACACAGCCATGAAGATCATATCCTTGCAATGGTCGAAATGGCCGCCAAACGTGGCGCAGAAAAAATCTACCTGCACGCGTTCCTTGATGGCCGTGACACGCCGCCGCGCAGCGCCGAAGCCACGCTCAAGCGTTTTGAAGACAAATTCGCAAGCCTCGGCAAGGGCCGTGTCGCGTCAATCATCGGCCGCTATTTTGCGATGGACCGTGACAACCGCTGGGACCGCGTAGAACTGGCTTATGACCTGATGACGCAGGCCGTAGGCGAGTTCCAGGCTGACAGCGCCGTTGCAGGCCTGCAGGCTGCCTATGCGCGTGATGAAAATGACGAGTTCGTAAAACCGACTGTGATTCGTGGCGCTGGTGATGAAAGTGCCGCAATGGAAGATGGCGACGCGCTGATTTTCATGAACTTCCGTGCCGACCGCGCCCGCCAGATCACTCGCGCTTTTATCAACACCGACTTTGACGGCTTCAGCCGCAAAAAAATAGTGAAATTCTGCGATTTTGTCATGCTGACCGAATATGCCGCGGATATCAAAACCGCCTGTGCTTACCCGCCGAGCGCACTACTGAACACCTTTGGCGAGTGGATGGCAAAACAGGGCAAAAGTCAGCTGCGTATTTCTGAAACCGAAAAATACGCTCACGTTACGTTCTTCTTTAACGGTGGCGTGGAAGAGCCGTTTAACGGCGAAGACCGCATTCTGATTCAGTCTCCACAGGTAGCTACCTACGACCTGCAACCAGAAATGAGCTCAGAAGAGCTGACCAGTAAACTGGTTGCTGCTATCGGTAGCGGCAAATATGACGCCATCATCTGTAACTACCCGAACGGCGATATGGTCGGTCACACCGGTGTATTTGACGCTGCCGTGCAGGCCGTTGAAGCGCTTGACCGCTGCATCGACCAGGTTACTCACGCAGTAGAAGCCGCCGGGGGCCAACTGCTTATCACTGCCGACCACGGTAATGCCGAGCAGATGCGCGACCCTTCAACCGGCCAGGCGCACACGGCTCACACCAACCTGCCGGTGCCGCTTATCTACGTTGGCGCAAAAACCGTCAAAGCCGTCGGCGGTGGCAAGCTGTCGGACATCGCGCCGACGATGCTGAGCCTGATGGGCATGGAAATCCCGAAAGAGATGACTGGTAAGCCGCTGTTCATCGTGGAATAATCCTTCCCCATGAGGGGAAAGGCGATCGCTTTATTAACATGGGAGAGAACTCTCCGACCCATGATCTACGCCAGCGCACTCAGCGCTGGCGTTTTGCTATGCCCGTCAGTTACCCACGCGGATGACCGCACTCAGCTTAAAAACCTCCAGCAAGACATTGCCACGAAAGAACGCGCCGTGCGCCAGCAGCAGCAGCAGCGCGCCTCACTCCTTGAGCAGCTACAAGCCCAGGAAAAAGCAATTGCCACTGCCGCGCGTAAGCTGCGGGAAACGCAAAATACACTGGAACAGCTTAATCGCCAGATTAGTGAAATGAACGCCTCCGTGGCTCGCCTTGAAAAGCAGCGCGCAGCGCAGGAGCGTAACCTGGCAGCCCAGCTTGATGCCGCGTTTCGCCAGGGGCCGCATTCTGGCATTGAGCTACTGCTCAGCAATGAGCAGAGCCAGCGTGGCCAGCGATTACAGGCCTATTTCGGCTACCTGAACCAGGCGCGCCAGGAAACCATTGCGCAGCTACAGCAAACGCGTGCAGAAGTGACCGAACAACGCGCCGCGCTGGAAGAAAAACAGTCACAGCAGCAGACGCTGCTCTACAGCCAGCGCGCCCAGCAGGCAAAGCTTGAAGAAGCCCGCAACGAGCGCAAAAAAAACCCTGAGCAGCCTTGAGTCCTCCATCCAGAAAGGCCAGCAACAGCTCAGCGAGTTGCGCCGTAACGAATCCCGCCTGCGCGACAGCATCTCCCGTGCCGAAGCCGCAGCCAAAGCGCGCGCCGAGCGCGAGGCGAAAGAAGCCCAGCAGGTGCGCAACCGCCAGCAGGAAGCCACCCGCAAAGGGACCACCTATAAGCCAACACAAAGCGAACAATCACTGATAGCACGTACCGGCGGCCTCGGTGCACCCCGTGGTCAGGCCCGGTGGCCGGTCAGGGGGTCGCTGCTGCATCGCTACGGCGAACAGCTGCAAGGTGAGCTACGCTGGAAGGGCATCGTTATCGGTGCGTCTGAAGGTACCGAAGTGCGAGCTATTGCCGATGGGCGTGTGATTCTTGCCGACTGGCTACAGGGCTATGGTCTGGTGGTGGTTGTAGAACACGGCAAAGGCGATATGAGCCTATACGGCTATAATCAGAGCGCACTGGTTAACGTTGGCGCGCAAGTTCGCGCAGGTCAGCCCGTCGCACTGGTGGGCAGCAGTGGTGGTCAGGGCAGACCGTCACTTTATTTTGAAATCCGACGCCAGGGTCAGGCTGTAAATCCACTGCCGTGGTTAGGAAGATGAGTTTTGTTGCAATTTCAACGCGTTTTTTTTGCTCTGGCCGCCACGCTGGGGCTGGCGGCTGTTCCCGCGCATGCCGGTAAACTGGCGCTGGTAATTGATGATTTTGGCTACCGTCCGCAGCAGGAAAACCAGGTCATTGCCCTTCCTGCGCCGGTCTCCGTTGCCGTTTTGCCTAATGCACCTCATGCTAAAGAGATGGCAATAAAGGCTCACAATGCCGGTCATGAAGTCCTTATCCACTTGCCGATGGCGCCGCTCAGTAAACAACCGCTTGAGAAAGACACCTTACGCCCGGACATGAGCAGCACCGAAATTGAGCGCATCATCCGCGACGCCGTCAATAAAGTGCCGTATGCGGTGGGCCTGAATAATCATATGGGCAGCGCCATGACTTCCAGCCTGTTCGGCATGCAAAAAGTGATGCAGGCGCTGGAAAGTTACAACCTTTACTTTCTCGATAGCATGACAATTGGCAACAGCCAGGCCATGCGTGCAGCCTCTGGCACCGGCGTGAAGGTAATAAAGCGTAAGGTATTTCTTGACGACAACCAGAACGAGGCCGCTATTCGCCAACAGTTTACCCGCGCAGTAGAGCTGGCACGCCGCCATGGCTCAGCCATTGCCATTGGGCACCCACATCCTTCCACCGTTCGTGTACTGCAACAGATGATCCCGACACTCCCTGCGGATATCACTCTGGTACGCCCGGGTTCACTGCTGAACGAACCGCAGGTGGACAACTCCACGCCAGACACGCGTCCGGTTTCACCGCGCCCTCAGGAGCCATCGGCCCCACGTAACCCATTTCGTGGCGTGAAAGAGTGTCGGGTCAAACACTCGCCGGAACCGGTTAACGCAACCCGTTTCTTCACCGTTCTGCGTGACAGCATCAGCGAAAGTACGCTGGTGAAATACTACCAGCTGCAATGGCAGGGGTGGGACAACCCGCGCAGGTAAACCCCGTTATTTAAAAGACAGCAGTCTACGGGCGCGGGCCACTCCGCGCTCGTGCGCTTTTCTGGCACGCCAGGTGTACAGGCGCACAACCCACAGCAGCGCCTGATACCATAGCTTCACACTGCGCGCATTACACAACATCCGCGTATGGGTGCCACTGGCAATGATTTCTGAAATAAGTTGCTGCTTTGTTTGCTCACAGGGTTCCTTACGCACCGAACGACAAACGCGCAGCGCCTCGCGGGTAATCTGACTGCGAAATTCCGGATAAATGGTTATCTTGTGCGCGTAGTCCTGATTGAGCTTTTCCAGTAGCCGGGTAATACGAATGTAATGGCGCTGGTAGATAAGATGTTTCTCACCGCTGCGGGGCATGCGGCTAACGGACTGGTCATGAATGGAATAGCGATAAAGCGGCTGTTGGGTATAGCGCACGCGACGCGCGTTAAAGAGAATTTCCGTGGTCCATGGAATATCTTCATGATAGAGGCCAGGAATAAATCGCAGGTTCAGGCGGTTAATCAATTCACGGCGATAAATGCCCATCCACACAACGTGAGTCCAGCGGTACGAGGCCAGACCTTTACGTAACCACTGCGGGCCACTTAATACCTCTGTGGATGCCAGACGCCTGGCAGGAATACCGCAGCTGTAGCTTCCGGTGC
Coding sequences:
- a CDS encoding divergent polysaccharide deacetylase family protein; protein product: MLQFQRVFFALAATLGLAAVPAHAGKLALVIDDFGYRPQQENQVIALPAPVSVAVLPNAPHAKEMAIKAHNAGHEVLIHLPMAPLSKQPLEKDTLRPDMSSTEIERIIRDAVNKVPYAVGLNNHMGSAMTSSLFGMQKVMQALESYNLYFLDSMTIGNSQAMRAASGTGVKVIKRKVFLDDNQNEAAIRQQFTRAVELARRHGSAIAIGHPHPSTVRVLQQMIPTLPADITLVRPGSLLNEPQVDNSTPDTRPVSPRPQEPSAPRNPFRGVKECRVKHSPEPVNATRFFTVLRDSISESTLVKYYQLQWQGWDNPRR
- a CDS encoding rhodanese-like domain-containing protein yields the protein MQEIMQFVGRHPILSIAWVALLLAVIYTTFKGMTSKVKVISRGEATRLINKEDAIVVDLRQRDEFRKGHISGAQNVLPADIKNSNFGELEKHKNKPIIVVDANGMSAQESGNHLHKAGFEQVFVMKEGVAGWSGENLPLVRGK
- a CDS encoding glycosyltransferase, yielding MTDSIKLSVIVPLYNAGDAFTACMDSLIAQTCSNLEIIIINDGSSDHSPDIARHYANKYLHITLIHQQNQGCSAARNRALNIARGEYIAFVDADDIVYPDMYDVLITMATDDNLDVAQCNADWFNVRTGSYSCGIPARRLASTEVLSGPQWLRKGLASYRWTHVVWMGIYRRELINRLNLRFIPGLYHEDIPWTTEILFNARRVRYTQQPLYRYSIHDQSVSRMPRSGEKHLIYQRHYIRITRLLEKLNQDYAHKITIYPEFRSQITREALRVCRSVRKEPCEQTKQQLISEIIASGTHTRMLCNARSVKLWYQALLWVVRLYTWRARKAHERGVARARRLLSFK
- the gpmM gene encoding 2,3-bisphosphoglycerate-independent phosphoglycerate mutase, with translation MSVSKKPMVLVILDGYGYREDQQDNAISSARTPVMDALWGQRPHTLVDASGLEVGLPDRQMGNSEVGHVNLGAGRIVYQDLTRLDVEIKEGTFFENAALTAAVDHATAAGKAVHIMGLMSPGGVHSHEDHILAMVEMAAKRGAEKIYLHAFLDGRDTPPRSAEATLKRFEDKFASLGKGRVASIIGRYFAMDRDNRWDRVELAYDLMTQAVGEFQADSAVAGLQAAYARDENDEFVKPTVIRGAGDESAAMEDGDALIFMNFRADRARQITRAFINTDFDGFSRKKIVKFCDFVMLTEYAADIKTACAYPPSALLNTFGEWMAKQGKSQLRISETEKYAHVTFFFNGGVEEPFNGEDRILIQSPQVATYDLQPEMSSEELTSKLVAAIGSGKYDAIICNYPNGDMVGHTGVFDAAVQAVEALDRCIDQVTHAVEAAGGQLLITADHGNAEQMRDPSTGQAHTAHTNLPVPLIYVGAKTVKAVGGGKLSDIAPTMLSLMGMEIPKEMTGKPLFIVE